The Bacillus horti genome includes a window with the following:
- a CDS encoding tautomerase family protein, with protein sequence MPYVNIKITNENVTPEKKAELIKGATQLLVDVLGKKPNTTVVVIDEVDTDNWGVAGETITVRRKNGQ encoded by the coding sequence ATGCCGTACGTAAATATTAAAATTACAAATGAGAATGTTACACCAGAAAAAAAAGCTGAGCTTATTAAGGGAGCAACACAATTACTAGTTGATGTATTAGGTAAAAAGCCAAATACAACTGTTGTAGTTATTGATGAAGTAGATACTGATAATTGGGGCGTTGCTGGAGAAACAATAACTGTTAGAAGAAAAAATGGTCAGTAA
- a CDS encoding multi antimicrobial extrusion protein MatE: MKELLEQKEQLRTRTLLLFFIPLGFSASLVTLSHVIINSTLARSEQAEFVIACYAIAMSIFVFTEKSAVLLRQTCSALIKDQKSFHNMFRVTVYVILLLFLVAMTIAYTPLGNWIYLTLFGAGREMVEEIQNTYRILLFVTIFSALRCLYHGIIISNRKTKWLTIGMVIRLLIMYALSLYFLSTGQIDGRTGAIIFLVGMIVECAISAWEGRRLIKELPSERPNQPVATQRNIMIFYYPLVLSTLFTVLIGPSINAFLGNLSDMELAIASYALALSFTQLVLSFFSYTHQIVLNFYRQNARKVMQFSFALGLVPFLLLALLCYTPIGAWGLEHILGLNERLLEATLQCMKVFMIMALVFPYLDFCNGLLMLKGQTRFMIASQATNLTGTILVLIIGVSYLSGWSGSIGALAQSIGFLVELLVILVFFYKNRAALKRKSAQQKAMNKVRHP; the protein is encoded by the coding sequence TTGAAGGAACTTTTAGAACAAAAGGAACAGTTACGTACAAGGACATTGCTCTTGTTCTTTATTCCATTGGGCTTTTCGGCAAGCTTAGTCACATTGTCTCATGTGATTATCAATAGTACTTTAGCTAGATCAGAGCAGGCAGAGTTTGTGATTGCCTGCTATGCGATCGCAATGAGTATCTTTGTATTCACGGAAAAATCGGCTGTTTTGCTCAGACAGACTTGCTCTGCCTTAATTAAAGATCAGAAATCCTTTCATAATATGTTTAGAGTGACGGTATATGTCATTCTTCTTTTATTTTTGGTCGCCATGACAATTGCTTATACACCACTAGGTAATTGGATTTATTTGACGTTGTTTGGGGCGGGAAGAGAGATGGTAGAGGAGATTCAGAACACCTACCGTATCCTTCTTTTTGTGACCATATTTTCAGCGTTACGCTGCTTGTATCATGGGATTATCATTTCAAATCGAAAAACCAAATGGCTAACGATTGGGATGGTCATTCGTCTGCTCATCATGTATGCTCTATCCCTTTATTTTCTCAGCACAGGTCAAATTGATGGTCGTACAGGGGCTATTATTTTCCTAGTAGGAATGATTGTGGAATGTGCTATAAGTGCCTGGGAAGGACGGAGGTTAATAAAAGAGCTTCCTAGCGAAAGACCCAATCAGCCTGTTGCTACGCAAAGAAATATTATGATCTTCTATTATCCCCTTGTATTGTCTACTCTTTTTACGGTATTGATTGGACCAAGTATTAATGCTTTTTTAGGGAATCTCTCTGACATGGAGCTGGCTATTGCCTCTTATGCCCTAGCGCTTAGCTTTACACAGCTGGTTCTTAGCTTTTTTTCTTATACTCATCAGATTGTACTTAACTTCTACCGTCAGAATGCAAGAAAGGTTATGCAGTTTAGCTTTGCTCTTGGATTAGTTCCATTTCTTTTGCTTGCCTTACTTTGCTATACCCCTATAGGAGCGTGGGGGCTTGAGCATATACTAGGTTTAAACGAAAGGCTTTTAGAGGCTACCTTGCAATGTATGAAGGTCTTTATGATTATGGCTTTGGTCTTTCCATATCTAGACTTCTGTAACGGATTATTAATGCTAAAAGGGCAGACTAGATTTATGATCGCTTCTCAAGCAACCAATCTTACAGGAACTATTCTCGTATTAATCATTGGTGTGAGCTATTTGTCTGGCTGGTCTGGAAGCATTGGGGCTTTGGCTCAATCCATTGGCTTTTTGGTTGAATTGCTAGTGATTCTTGTATTCTTCTATAAAAATAGAGCAGCGTTAAAACGAAAAAGTGCGCAGCAAAAAGCAATGAATAAAGTTAGACACCCTTAA
- the moaA gene encoding GTP 3',8-cyclase MoaA, with amino-acid sequence MDTNPNTEAGASVVDQLGRPLRDLRISVTDQCNFRCRYCMPEEIFGADYPFLQEDKLLSFDEIERLARLFVSIGVKKLRITGGEPLLRRNLPQLIQQLASIQGVEDIALTTNGSLLKRHAHDLKKAGLQRVAVSLDSLNDKTFGAINGRGFKTKPVLEGIEAAKEAGLQVKVNMVVQRGVNDQDILPMAHYFFEKGHILRFIEFMDVGNANKWRLDQVVPSKEIQEMIHKELPLEPLESNYTGEVAKRYRYKGTDKEVGFISSVTQTFCSTCTRARISADGTLYTCLFASQGTDLREQLRSDTSDQKLISFIQTTWNKREDRYSELRSNDTIKKDRKVEMSHIGG; translated from the coding sequence ATGGATACTAATCCAAACACAGAAGCAGGCGCTTCAGTTGTAGATCAACTGGGTCGCCCTCTTCGTGATTTGCGAATATCGGTAACAGATCAGTGTAATTTTAGGTGTAGATACTGCATGCCTGAAGAGATTTTCGGAGCAGATTATCCTTTCTTACAGGAAGACAAGTTGTTGAGCTTTGATGAGATTGAGCGTCTAGCTCGACTATTTGTATCTATCGGGGTAAAGAAGCTTAGAATTACCGGAGGAGAGCCACTGCTGAGAAGAAATCTCCCTCAGCTCATTCAACAATTAGCGTCTATTCAAGGAGTAGAGGATATTGCTTTAACGACAAACGGCTCTTTACTGAAAAGACATGCTCATGATCTGAAAAAGGCAGGCTTGCAGCGTGTTGCTGTAAGCTTAGATAGCTTGAATGACAAAACCTTTGGTGCGATCAACGGTAGAGGTTTTAAAACAAAGCCTGTTCTAGAAGGAATTGAGGCGGCTAAGGAAGCAGGCTTACAGGTTAAAGTGAATATGGTTGTACAAAGAGGTGTGAATGACCAGGATATTCTACCTATGGCTCATTACTTTTTCGAAAAAGGACATATTCTAAGATTTATTGAATTTATGGACGTAGGGAATGCGAACAAATGGCGTTTAGATCAGGTTGTGCCAAGCAAAGAGATTCAGGAGATGATTCATAAGGAGCTTCCACTTGAGCCACTTGAGTCCAATTATACTGGTGAGGTGGCCAAACGCTATCGCTACAAAGGGACAGATAAAGAGGTAGGCTTTATTTCCTCTGTCACACAGACCTTTTGCTCTACATGCACAAGAGCAAGAATATCTGCTGACGGCACGTTATATACCTGTCTATTTGCAAGTCAAGGAACAGATTTGCGTGAACAGCTTCGAAGCGACACGTCTGATCAAAAGCTGATCAGCTTCATTCAAACAACTTGGAATAAACGAGAAGACCGCTACTCAGAGCTTCGTTCAAATGATACAATAAAGAAAGATAGAAAAGTAGAGATGTCACACATCGGTGGCTAA
- the fdhD gene encoding formate dehydrogenase accessory sulfurtransferase FdhD, translating to MSEDVITRWSAYKYDGRERSSFEDEIVLEYPFTVHLDGEEFATMVCTPTHVQDLIVGFLASEGIIQSYGDIESLSIDKTAGFAYIELQNKRNVNKTMVSKRVIGSCCGKSRQFYFLNDAKTAKTIMTRNQISADQCIALMKQLQQSSEDFQKTGGLHNAALSDASSLLVTRSDIGRHNALDKIYGHTLQHSISMKDKIIVFSGRISSEVVLKVSKIGVGILLSKSAPSNLALELAEDLGITTVGFIRDQRMNIYTHPERIVC from the coding sequence ATGTCTGAGGATGTCATTACTCGTTGGTCTGCTTATAAGTATGATGGAAGGGAGCGCTCCTCCTTTGAGGATGAAATTGTGCTGGAATACCCTTTTACCGTCCATTTAGATGGTGAAGAATTTGCCACTATGGTTTGTACACCAACGCATGTTCAGGACCTGATTGTCGGCTTTTTAGCGTCAGAGGGCATTATCCAGTCCTACGGGGATATCGAATCCCTATCTATTGACAAAACAGCTGGATTTGCCTATATTGAGTTACAAAACAAGAGAAACGTAAACAAAACAATGGTTTCAAAAAGAGTGATTGGCTCCTGCTGCGGAAAGAGCAGACAGTTCTATTTCTTAAATGATGCCAAAACAGCAAAAACGATTATGACCAGAAATCAGATATCGGCAGATCAATGTATAGCATTAATGAAGCAATTGCAGCAGAGCTCTGAGGATTTTCAAAAAACGGGTGGATTGCATAATGCTGCGCTAAGTGACGCTTCCAGCCTACTAGTAACAAGGTCGGATATTGGGCGACATAACGCTTTGGATAAAATTTATGGTCATACCCTGCAGCATTCAATAAGTATGAAGGATAAGATTATCGTTTTTAGTGGACGAATTTCCTCAGAGGTAGTGCTAAAGGTTTCTAAAATAGGGGTAGGAATTCTTCTCTCAAAATCGGCTCCGTCTAACCTTGCTCTCGAGCTAGCAGAGGATTTAGGGATTACAACGGTTGGTTTCATCAGAGATCAGAGAATGAATATTTATACTCATCCTGAACGAATCGTGTGCTAA
- a CDS encoding FdhF/YdeP family oxidoreductase, which produces MGKTKHTGPTKLPSTPDSKLWVSKVPFGLGKIKPHHIRETIKVAWENKDNLPYATRILTQGVCDGCALGVSGLYDQTLSGPHICTTRLNVLRLNTMPAMKSDVLHADIDKLRAMDSTQLRKLGRIPYPLIREKGERSFRRISWDDALNTIANKIKKIDPKQLAFYLTARGITNESYYVAAKTARFLGTNHIDNASRICHSPSKTALKRSVGIGASSCNYKDWIGTDVLVFWGSVAANNQPVSTKYMYAAKRKGTKIICINPYHEPAMDNYWIPSVAESALFGTKLADDFYQVNIGGDIAFMNGVMKHWFEMEEQEPGSALDHGFIKEHTNGIEELREHIMQQEWELLEKSSGLTKERMGEFAKLLAKSKSAVFVWSMGLTQHRFATDNISQVANLALLRGFLGREHCGLMPIRGHSGVQGSGEMGADPFSLPGGEFKGDDIQRIEKIWGFKLPDWQGDIVGVTLENALLEDDQPNKLKLFYTSGGNFLETMPDPEFIHQCLESVELRVHQDIIFNTSTLVDAKETVLVLPAMTRYEQPGGGTSTSTERMVYFSPEIKGPRMEEARAEWEIYMDLAARVKPEQKDLIWFNNAHEIRQEIAKASPNYEGIQNLKNRGDVFQWGGAWLCEDGECPTPDGRGNLLPIQLPELRKSEGHFYVTTRRGKQFNSMVYSDKDPFNAADRYDVLLSKKDAESLSIQEGDAIVVYNKYGTFQGKAKLENVKDGNVQVHWPEGNNLIPKGVYEKYAGIPEYNTAVIVEKAEMFHAQKDLRYVEKRIEELETEVG; this is translated from the coding sequence ATGGGTAAAACAAAGCACACAGGACCAACAAAGCTTCCTAGTACACCAGATTCAAAGCTATGGGTTAGTAAAGTTCCGTTTGGATTAGGAAAAATTAAACCCCATCACATTAGAGAAACTATAAAGGTTGCATGGGAAAACAAAGATAATTTACCGTACGCAACACGAATCCTAACACAGGGTGTATGTGATGGCTGTGCGCTTGGTGTTTCTGGCTTATATGATCAAACTCTTAGTGGACCACATATTTGTACGACGAGATTAAACGTACTCCGGCTAAATACTATGCCTGCCATGAAATCTGATGTTCTCCATGCTGATATTGATAAGCTGCGTGCCATGGATAGCACACAGCTTAGAAAGCTTGGGCGTATACCGTACCCGCTAATCCGTGAAAAAGGAGAAAGATCCTTTAGGCGAATCTCTTGGGACGATGCCTTAAATACAATTGCTAATAAAATTAAAAAAATAGATCCTAAACAGCTCGCTTTCTATCTAACGGCCCGTGGTATTACAAACGAATCCTATTATGTGGCAGCCAAAACAGCACGTTTCCTTGGAACGAACCATATTGATAACGCTTCGAGGATTTGTCACTCTCCGTCCAAAACAGCATTAAAGCGTAGTGTTGGAATAGGAGCTTCAAGCTGTAATTACAAGGACTGGATTGGTACAGACGTTTTGGTATTCTGGGGCAGTGTAGCCGCTAATAATCAGCCAGTTTCAACAAAATACATGTATGCAGCTAAAAGAAAAGGCACAAAAATCATTTGTATTAATCCTTATCATGAGCCAGCGATGGATAATTATTGGATACCTTCTGTGGCTGAATCAGCATTGTTTGGGACGAAATTAGCGGATGACTTTTATCAGGTTAATATCGGTGGAGATATAGCCTTTATGAATGGAGTTATGAAGCATTGGTTTGAGATGGAGGAACAGGAGCCTGGATCAGCTTTAGACCATGGATTTATCAAAGAGCATACTAATGGGATAGAGGAGCTAAGAGAGCATATCATGCAGCAGGAGTGGGAGCTCCTTGAAAAGTCCTCTGGTTTAACAAAAGAAAGGATGGGAGAATTCGCCAAGCTTCTGGCGAAGTCTAAGTCTGCTGTTTTTGTTTGGAGCATGGGGCTAACTCAGCATAGATTTGCTACCGACAATATTTCTCAGGTTGCTAATCTTGCTTTATTAAGAGGTTTTCTAGGACGTGAGCATTGTGGGCTAATGCCAATTCGGGGTCATAGTGGTGTGCAGGGCTCGGGTGAAATGGGAGCTGATCCTTTCAGTTTACCGGGTGGTGAATTTAAAGGGGATGACATTCAAAGGATTGAAAAGATCTGGGGCTTTAAGCTTCCTGATTGGCAGGGAGATATTGTTGGTGTCACGCTAGAAAATGCTCTTCTAGAGGATGATCAGCCGAATAAACTAAAGCTGTTCTATACGTCAGGTGGAAACTTCCTAGAAACGATGCCTGATCCAGAATTTATTCATCAATGCTTGGAGAGTGTGGAGCTTCGTGTCCATCAGGATATTATTTTTAATACGTCTACCTTAGTTGATGCTAAGGAAACGGTACTTGTTTTACCAGCCATGACACGCTATGAGCAGCCTGGTGGAGGAACATCAACATCAACTGAACGTATGGTTTATTTTTCACCTGAAATCAAAGGTCCGCGTATGGAGGAGGCTCGTGCTGAATGGGAGATTTATATGGATCTAGCGGCACGTGTAAAGCCAGAGCAAAAGGATTTGATATGGTTTAATAATGCTCATGAGATTCGCCAGGAAATTGCTAAGGCTTCTCCGAATTATGAGGGTATCCAGAATTTGAAGAATCGTGGAGACGTGTTCCAATGGGGAGGAGCATGGTTGTGTGAAGACGGTGAGTGCCCGACACCAGACGGAAGGGGAAATCTACTTCCTATACAACTTCCAGAGCTAAGAAAATCGGAGGGACATTTCTATGTCACAACAAGACGAGGTAAGCAGTTTAACTCGATGGTTTATAGTGACAAGGATCCGTTTAATGCCGCAGATCGCTATGACGTTTTGCTTAGTAAGAAGGACGCTGAATCCTTAAGTATTCAAGAAGGGGATGCGATCGTTGTCTACAATAAATATGGAACCTTCCAGGGGAAAGCAAAGCTTGAAAATGTAAAGGATGGTAATGTTCAAGTTCACTGGCCGGAAGGGAATAATTTAATTCCTAAGGGTGTTTATGAAAAGTATGCCGGGATTCCTGAATACAATACGGCTGTCATTGTGGAAAAGGCGGAGATGTTTCATGCCCAAAAGGATTTGCGTTATGTAGAAAAAAGAATTGAAGAGCTTGAAACCGAGGTGGGATGA
- a CDS encoding DUF2294 domain-containing protein, which yields MNRYEAEFSNLVKAFRKRHMGKGPSRVLTTFCKNWAICEMEGNLSPVEKFIATAEQGKEMLRAARTGMVKEMYRNNRPVEMEELLGANFVDLFVDIDIDKDLGMSIFIFDQDIEKKFKA from the coding sequence ATGAATAGATATGAGGCTGAATTTAGCAATTTAGTAAAAGCTTTTCGTAAACGACATATGGGAAAAGGGCCAAGTCGCGTATTGACCACCTTCTGTAAAAATTGGGCGATATGTGAAATGGAAGGGAACCTTTCACCAGTAGAAAAATTTATTGCCACAGCCGAACAAGGAAAAGAGATGTTGCGTGCTGCTCGAACTGGAATGGTCAAGGAGATGTACAGGAATAATCGGCCGGTTGAAATGGAAGAACTGCTAGGAGCTAATTTTGTAGATTTGTTTGTAGATATTGATATCGATAAAGACCTAGGGATGTCCATCTTTATTTTTGACCAAGACATCGAGAAGAAATTTAAAGCATAG
- a CDS encoding OFA family MFS transporter, producing the protein MKNRWLIAIAAVGIHISIGSVYAWSNFTDPLKSMFGWSDQEVAFTFSLAILFLGLSAAFLGHFVEKYGPRKAGLLAATFFGIGIVGSGVAVLFESRMLLYLFYGVFGGIGLGVGYIAPVSTLVKWFPDRRGLATGLAIMGFGFAAAISSPAMDALIKSVGVQWTFYILGISYFVIMLFSSLYLEKPPEGWMPEGFKEKVQAGKAKAKLDLSQLTANEAVKTRRFWYLWIMLFINVTCGIAILAVAKPLAMESIGIDMVAAAALVGAIGVFNGLGRIGWASLSDYIGRPNTYTAFFVLQIVMFALLPYTSNQLLFIVMLTIVYTCYGGGFASIPAYIGDLFGTKQLGAIHGYILTAWAAAGLVGPMFAAWIKDTTGSYAGSLTFFAGMFVVALAVSLLIRVDIRRLQEKNEKKAKGHTPVEVS; encoded by the coding sequence TTGAAAAATCGTTGGTTAATCGCTATTGCTGCAGTAGGAATTCATATTTCAATAGGTTCAGTTTACGCTTGGAGTAACTTTACAGATCCATTGAAAAGTATGTTTGGCTGGTCGGATCAAGAGGTTGCGTTTACGTTTAGTCTTGCTATTTTATTTTTAGGCCTATCTGCCGCTTTTCTAGGGCATTTTGTAGAAAAATACGGACCTAGAAAGGCTGGGTTACTAGCGGCCACATTCTTCGGGATTGGTATTGTTGGGTCAGGAGTAGCTGTACTCTTTGAATCGAGGATGCTATTGTATTTATTCTACGGAGTATTTGGAGGTATAGGCTTAGGAGTGGGGTATATTGCTCCAGTTTCCACCCTTGTTAAGTGGTTCCCTGATCGCAGAGGACTTGCTACAGGCTTAGCAATTATGGGCTTTGGCTTTGCGGCAGCAATTAGTAGCCCTGCCATGGATGCTTTAATTAAATCTGTCGGGGTGCAATGGACCTTCTACATTCTCGGGATCAGTTATTTTGTTATTATGCTATTTTCTTCTTTATACTTAGAAAAGCCACCAGAGGGATGGATGCCAGAAGGATTTAAAGAAAAGGTTCAAGCTGGTAAGGCAAAGGCTAAGCTAGATCTTTCACAGCTGACGGCAAATGAGGCGGTAAAAACTCGCCGTTTTTGGTACTTATGGATTATGCTATTTATTAATGTAACATGTGGGATCGCTATTTTAGCTGTAGCCAAGCCATTAGCGATGGAGAGTATTGGCATTGATATGGTTGCTGCTGCTGCCTTGGTTGGTGCGATTGGAGTATTTAACGGTCTTGGTCGTATCGGCTGGGCTTCCTTATCTGACTATATCGGCCGACCTAATACGTATACAGCGTTTTTCGTCCTGCAAATTGTTATGTTTGCTCTCTTACCTTATACGAGTAATCAGCTGTTATTTATTGTTATGCTTACCATCGTCTATACGTGCTATGGTGGAGGATTTGCTTCCATACCGGCTTATATAGGAGATTTGTTTGGAACGAAGCAATTAGGAGCGATCCATGGATATATTCTAACGGCATGGGCAGCAGCAGGACTAGTCGGACCTATGTTTGCTGCTTGGATCAAGGATACAACAGGTAGCTACGCCGGAAGTTTAACATTTTTTGCTGGCATGTTTGTCGTTGCTTTAGCTGTTTCTCTGTTAATCCGAGTAGATATACGAAGGCTACAAGAGAAGAATGAAAAGAAAGCGAAGGGTCACACACCAGTTGAGGTAAGCTAG
- a CDS encoding YqaA family protein — protein MFQSFLDFLMEFGVWGLAIHSFIDAVIFPIPAFFLQVSLSLINPSQALWFATVGFIACLLGTPVGYLIGKLLGNKVLYKILKKEWIDSATKLFKEKGEAAILIGSFTPIPFKVFTIMSGCLNFPLWRLMAYAAVGRATKFYVVGALFYFYGRAAEGMVKDVSLYIFLTAVPIILLIMFVKNRLTKRKNKKLAEQASTNGQNDIHNDSSLASQQQAVSTDKSSLEAEATTQENSDLSNDQDSSTANDHLSEDDNEDETESARTKG, from the coding sequence ATGTTTCAAAGCTTTTTAGATTTTTTAATGGAGTTCGGAGTTTGGGGACTTGCCATCCACTCCTTCATTGATGCGGTTATTTTTCCGATTCCCGCATTTTTCCTTCAAGTTTCTCTAAGCTTGATCAATCCCTCTCAAGCTCTATGGTTTGCAACAGTCGGTTTTATTGCTTGTCTACTTGGTACACCTGTAGGTTATCTGATAGGTAAACTATTAGGGAATAAAGTCCTATATAAAATTCTTAAAAAAGAATGGATTGATTCTGCAACTAAACTCTTTAAGGAGAAGGGCGAGGCTGCCATCTTGATCGGTTCCTTTACTCCTATCCCCTTTAAAGTGTTTACTATTATGTCTGGTTGCCTTAATTTCCCTCTTTGGCGTCTTATGGCTTACGCTGCGGTAGGAAGAGCAACAAAGTTCTACGTTGTTGGAGCCCTGTTCTACTTTTATGGGCGCGCTGCGGAAGGAATGGTAAAGGATGTTTCTTTGTATATCTTTCTAACTGCGGTACCTATCATCCTTTTAATCATGTTCGTTAAGAATCGCCTAACGAAAAGAAAAAACAAAAAATTAGCAGAGCAAGCATCGACTAATGGACAAAATGATATTCATAATGATTCATCTCTAGCGAGCCAACAGCAAGCTGTTTCAACAGACAAATCTTCTCTGGAAGCTGAAGCAACAACTCAAGAAAACAGTGATTTATCTAACGATCAGGACTCATCTACAGCCAATGATCATCTATCTGAGGATGATAATGAGGATGAAACTGAATCAGCACGTACCAAAGGGTAA
- a CDS encoding flavin reductase family protein, with product MRQPIDLPRSYSYPGMVAIVTSNSDGIHNIMASGWHTYVGSSPAIYGISLRKETFSYELIQKSGMFGVNFLPANRSEWIQSVGTFSGREMNKFEQLGIEYEAGLKVDVPILKDAYFAYECKVTDILTHGDHEWITGEVLQTYMDIDMFTESGIPDFTKLHIPLYLGRSTYSILDHEVKQAFHPLRLK from the coding sequence TTGAGACAACCAATTGACCTTCCTCGTTCTTATTCCTATCCTGGCATGGTAGCGATTGTTACTTCAAATTCTGATGGCATACATAACATAATGGCATCCGGTTGGCATACTTATGTGGGCTCTAGCCCAGCTATTTATGGAATTTCATTACGTAAGGAAACGTTCTCTTACGAATTAATTCAAAAAAGCGGCATGTTCGGAGTAAACTTTTTACCGGCGAATCGATCGGAGTGGATTCAATCAGTTGGAACCTTTAGCGGGAGAGAAATGAATAAGTTTGAACAGCTTGGTATTGAGTATGAAGCAGGGCTAAAAGTTGATGTCCCTATACTCAAGGATGCCTATTTTGCTTATGAGTGTAAAGTAACTGACATTCTAACTCACGGAGACCATGAATGGATTACTGGTGAAGTTCTACAGACCTATATGGATATAGATATGTTTACGGAGTCAGGTATACCCGATTTTACTAAGCTCCATATCCCACTCTATTTGGGCAGATCAACCTATAGTATTTTAGATCATGAGGTGAAGCAAGCCTTTCATCCTCTTCGTTTGAAATAA
- a CDS encoding alpha/beta hydrolase — protein MNHEHVFIQGEDEKAPVLLLLHGTGGNERDLLPIAQMIDPTASVLGVRGNVLENGMPRFFRRIAEGVFDEEDLIKRTKELHTFLDEMALKYTFTRDQVYAVGYSNGANIAASLLYLHENSLRGAILFHAMVPLRGVNLPDLSGAPVFIGAGKHDPLIPMEETKELVKGLQDAKSPVTEYWTEGGHQLTREEIEQARNWFEEVKQS, from the coding sequence ATGAATCATGAGCATGTTTTTATACAGGGAGAAGATGAAAAGGCTCCAGTTCTACTTCTGCTCCATGGGACAGGAGGAAACGAAAGAGACTTACTTCCTATTGCCCAAATGATTGATCCGACTGCTTCTGTATTAGGGGTAAGAGGGAATGTTTTGGAGAACGGAATGCCTCGTTTTTTTCGTAGAATAGCAGAGGGTGTTTTTGACGAAGAGGACTTGATAAAGCGGACTAAGGAGCTTCATACGTTTCTTGACGAAATGGCGCTTAAATACACGTTTACGCGTGATCAGGTCTATGCTGTTGGCTACTCCAATGGAGCAAATATCGCCGCAAGTTTGTTATATCTCCACGAGAATTCCCTTCGAGGGGCTATATTGTTTCATGCTATGGTTCCATTGCGTGGAGTTAATCTTCCTGATCTTTCAGGTGCACCCGTTTTTATAGGTGCAGGGAAACATGATCCTTTAATTCCAATGGAAGAGACGAAGGAGCTAGTTAAAGGGCTTCAGGATGCTAAATCTCCTGTTACAGAGTATTGGACTGAGGGAGGACATCAGCTAACTAGAGAAGAAATAGAGCAGGCAAGAAATTGGTTCGAGGAAGTTAAGCAAAGCTAG
- a CDS encoding ring-cleaving dioxygenase: MTVKPLKGQHHVSAITADAKKNYEFYTQVLGLRLVKKTVNQDDTSVYHLFYADERGNPGTDLTFFEIPNAGQTYPGSRSISATSLRVPSNASLQYWKERFDQYGVEHDEISHQTGRATLAFQDFEGQRLVLVSDEHNRGVEGGVPWEKSPIPNEHGIRGLGPVTLTVPEALQTAKVLTSVLGFSEKGSYPSEVEGQPDIIVYETGEGGTGAEVHLEERTDLSPERSGRGSVHHVAFRVESEEELYKWIQVVNDLRIPNSGFVERYYFKSLYFREPNGILFELATDGPGFEGDEPFESLGENLALPPYFEDQREEIEAKLKPLDTKEA; the protein is encoded by the coding sequence ATGACTGTAAAACCATTAAAAGGACAACATCACGTATCAGCCATTACAGCTGACGCTAAGAAAAATTATGAGTTCTATACACAAGTGTTGGGCTTACGTTTAGTTAAAAAAACGGTTAATCAGGATGATACAAGTGTATATCATTTATTTTATGCAGATGAAAGAGGGAATCCTGGTACTGATCTAACGTTTTTTGAAATTCCTAACGCTGGGCAGACCTACCCGGGATCAAGAAGTATAAGTGCTACATCCCTAAGAGTTCCAAGTAATGCTTCTCTTCAATACTGGAAAGAGCGTTTTGATCAATATGGTGTTGAACACGACGAAATTTCTCATCAAACAGGCAGAGCTACTTTAGCCTTTCAGGACTTTGAAGGACAACGACTTGTTCTTGTCTCCGATGAGCATAATCGAGGAGTAGAAGGAGGGGTACCATGGGAAAAAAGTCCAATTCCTAATGAGCATGGCATCCGTGGCCTAGGACCCGTTACATTAACCGTACCTGAAGCTTTACAAACAGCTAAGGTCCTAACCAGTGTGCTTGGTTTCTCTGAAAAAGGTTCCTATCCTTCAGAGGTAGAGGGGCAGCCAGATATTATTGTCTATGAGACGGGTGAAGGGGGAACGGGTGCCGAGGTTCATTTAGAGGAGCGGACTGACCTTTCTCCAGAACGTTCAGGTCGTGGAAGTGTTCATCACGTTGCCTTTAGAGTGGAGAGTGAGGAGGAGCTTTATAAATGGATTCAGGTAGTGAATGATTTACGTATTCCTAACTCTGGATTTGTAGAGCGATATTACTTCAAATCTCTTTACTTTAGAGAGCCTAATGGAATTCTGTTCGAGCTTGCTACTGATGGACCAGGCTTTGAAGGAGATGAGCCATTCGAAAGCTTAGGAGAGAACCTTGCTTTACCTCCATATTTCGAGGATCAGCGTGAAGAGATTGAAGCTAAGCTAAAGCCTTTGGATACGAAAGAAGCATAA